Proteins co-encoded in one Quercus robur chromosome 8, dhQueRobu3.1, whole genome shotgun sequence genomic window:
- the LOC126697010 gene encoding F-box protein At4g00755-like isoform X2, with amino-acid sequence MEVCIDFLNWLDPDISVQILMYLEDPSDLVHASSVSRSWRDFVIANGLFKHLCLRMFPQLSRVARVMELNKCGAKEPVEVGSSYSMEWESLARDHRVYATLAQVCTSFIVEDCISEAISASSTDHYPDESIHNTLLPAYTWRASYWSSKGQSNPAVPETLIYKLKSEFCVITEINICPGQGPNDLGSRHLGDSLPCNADDTFIWTYTSPEFPMAQEGCLQNFRLPEPVLCIGGILQIELLGRVQRNEIDGLFYICVSYVQVVGRTLSPTFCVEILEPSGTFVLKNDMQGKFYTPPSLPKNEAHEISDDQLQRGFRYWQHFVNRLEGNENAVEFIEEYESGEEEDEAEVEYTL; translated from the exons ATGGAAGTATGCATAGATTTCTTGAATTGGCTCGACCCGGACATATCAGTGCAAATTCTGATGTATTTGGAGGACCCATCTGATCTTGTCCATGCTAGTTCTGTGTCACGGTCTTGGCGAGATTTCG TAATTGCAAATGGCCTTTTTAAGCACTTGTGCTTGAGAATGTTTCCTCAGTTATCTAGAGTTGCTCGTGTTATGGAATTGAACAAATGTGGAGCAAAAGAGCCTGTAGAAGTTGGCTCTAGCTATTCAATGGAATGGGAATCTTTGGCAAGGGATCATAGGGTCTATGCTACTTTAGCTCAAGTTTGTACATCATTTATTGTTGAGGATTGCATTTCCGAAGCAATTAGTGCTTCTAGCACTGATCATTATCCAGATGAAAGTATTCATAATACTCTCCTACCAGCATATACATGGAGAGCTTCATACTGGTCAAGTAAAGGGCAAAGTAATCCTGCGGTGCCTGAGACACTAATATACAAGCTGAAGTCTGAGTTTTGTGTTATTACTGAAATAAATATATGCCCTGGCCAAG GCCCTAATGATTTAGGGAGTCGTCATCTGGGTGACTCATTGCCTTGTAATGCTGATGACACTTTCATTTGGACTTATACTTCACCAGAATTCCCAATGGCTCAG GAAGGTTGCTTGCAGAATTTTAGGCTTCCAGAACCTGTTCTTTGCATTGGTGGAATTTTGCAGATTGAGCTGCTGGGTAGGGTCCAGAGAAATGAAATAGATGGCTTATTCTATATATG CGTGTCTTATGTTCAAGTTGTGGGGCGTACCTTATCTCCAACATTTTGTGTAGAAATTCTCGAGCCATCTGGGACATTTGTCTTGAAGAATGACATGCAGGGCAAGTTTTATACCCCACCAAGTTTACCCAAGAATGAGGCCCATGAAATCTCTGATGATCAATTGCAAAGAGGTTTCAGATATTGGCAACATTTTGTGAACAGATTGGAGGGAAACGAAAATGCAGTAGAATTCATTGAAGAATATGAATCTGGTGAAGAGGAAGATGAAGCAGAGGTAGAATATACTCTCTGA
- the LOC126697012 gene encoding peroxisomal membrane protein 11C: protein MTTLDATRAELAFVVLYLNKAETRDKICRAIQYGSKFLSNGEPGTAQNVDKSTSLARKVFRLFKFVNNLHALISPTPQGTPLPLVLLGKAKDALLSTFLILDQIVWLGRTGIYKNKEQADLIGRISLYCWLSSSVCTSLVEVGELGRLSASMKKLEKELKNSDKYQDELYRAKLKKSNERSLALIKSGMDTVVAVGLLQLAPKKVTPRVTGAFGFASSLISCYQLLPSPAKSKAS from the exons ATGACTACACTGGATGCAACTAGGGCTGAACTTGCGTTTGTTGTATTATATTTGAACAAGGCAGAAACCAGGGACAAGATATGCAGGGCAATACAATATGGTTCCAAATTCTTGAGTAATGGAGAGCCTGGCACGGCCCAAAATGTTGACAAATCAACCAGCTTGGCACGGAAGGTTTTCCGTCTCTTCAAG TTTGTCAACAACTTGCATGCTCTTATCAGTCCAACTCCACAAGGAACTCCCCTTCCCCTCGTTTTGCTGGGAAAG GCCAAAGATGCATTACTCTCAACTTTCTTGATTCTTGATCAAATTGTGTGGCTTGGTAGAACGGGTATCTATAAG AACAAGGAGCAGGCTGATCTAATTGGCCGCATATCTCTTTACTGTTGGCTGAGTTCCTCAGTTTGTACCTCGTTGGTTGAG GTTGGAGAGCTTGGAAGACTTTCTGCATCAATGAAGAAGTTAGAAAAGGAACTTAAGAACAGTGATAAATATCAA GATGAGCTCTACCGGGCTAAACTTAAGAAGTCAAATGAGAGGTCTCTGGCCCTGATTAAATCAGGCATGGATACAGTTGTAGCTGTTGGGCTGCTTCAATTGGCACCCAAGAAAGTCACTCCTCGTGTAACTGGAGCCTTTGGATTTGCTAGCTCACTTATCTCCTGTTATCAG TTGCTTCCATCACCAGCAAAGTCCAAAGCATCGTGA
- the LOC126697010 gene encoding F-box protein At4g00755-like isoform X1, which produces MEVCIDFLNWLDPDISVQILMYLEDPSDLVHASSVSRSWRDFVIANGLFKHLCLRMFPQLSRVARVMELNKCGAKEPVEVGSSYSMEWESLARDHRVYATLAQVCTSFIVEDCISEAISASSTDHYPDESIHNTLLPAYTWRASYWSSKGQSNPAVPETLIYKLKSEFCVITEINICPGQELLSSLHIYSSNSVRFRMGHTKGPNDLGSRHLGDSLPCNADDTFIWTYTSPEFPMAQEGCLQNFRLPEPVLCIGGILQIELLGRVQRNEIDGLFYICVSYVQVVGRTLSPTFCVEILEPSGTFVLKNDMQGKFYTPPSLPKNEAHEISDDQLQRGFRYWQHFVNRLEGNENAVEFIEEYESGEEEDEAEVEYTL; this is translated from the exons ATGGAAGTATGCATAGATTTCTTGAATTGGCTCGACCCGGACATATCAGTGCAAATTCTGATGTATTTGGAGGACCCATCTGATCTTGTCCATGCTAGTTCTGTGTCACGGTCTTGGCGAGATTTCG TAATTGCAAATGGCCTTTTTAAGCACTTGTGCTTGAGAATGTTTCCTCAGTTATCTAGAGTTGCTCGTGTTATGGAATTGAACAAATGTGGAGCAAAAGAGCCTGTAGAAGTTGGCTCTAGCTATTCAATGGAATGGGAATCTTTGGCAAGGGATCATAGGGTCTATGCTACTTTAGCTCAAGTTTGTACATCATTTATTGTTGAGGATTGCATTTCCGAAGCAATTAGTGCTTCTAGCACTGATCATTATCCAGATGAAAGTATTCATAATACTCTCCTACCAGCATATACATGGAGAGCTTCATACTGGTCAAGTAAAGGGCAAAGTAATCCTGCGGTGCCTGAGACACTAATATACAAGCTGAAGTCTGAGTTTTGTGTTATTACTGAAATAAATATATGCCCTGGCCAAG AACTTTTATCGAGTTTGCATATATATTCTTCCAATTCTGTTCGATTTCGAATGGGTCATACCAAAGGCCCTAATGATTTAGGGAGTCGTCATCTGGGTGACTCATTGCCTTGTAATGCTGATGACACTTTCATTTGGACTTATACTTCACCAGAATTCCCAATGGCTCAG GAAGGTTGCTTGCAGAATTTTAGGCTTCCAGAACCTGTTCTTTGCATTGGTGGAATTTTGCAGATTGAGCTGCTGGGTAGGGTCCAGAGAAATGAAATAGATGGCTTATTCTATATATG CGTGTCTTATGTTCAAGTTGTGGGGCGTACCTTATCTCCAACATTTTGTGTAGAAATTCTCGAGCCATCTGGGACATTTGTCTTGAAGAATGACATGCAGGGCAAGTTTTATACCCCACCAAGTTTACCCAAGAATGAGGCCCATGAAATCTCTGATGATCAATTGCAAAGAGGTTTCAGATATTGGCAACATTTTGTGAACAGATTGGAGGGAAACGAAAATGCAGTAGAATTCATTGAAGAATATGAATCTGGTGAAGAGGAAGATGAAGCAGAGGTAGAATATACTCTCTGA